One genomic region from Candidatus Nomurabacteria bacterium encodes:
- a CDS encoding D-alanyl-D-alanine carboxypeptidase, whose amino-acid sequence MSQYYSSSRYYSQPRKQKNKLRKNIGTKVICVSFVALTILGSLLYFWPVPKIEAQPAIVNYQIEQPATINWPNAKQSAIGIADYGIVKESDNQQPLPTASMAKIFTALMVVKAKPLKVGEEGPKIEINTADVNLMNEYINKLGSYFPVHNGQVLTEEEALKALLIVSANNIADKLAIWAYGSSEAYVQQANEYFKEQGLTGTHISDASGFSPQTVSTASDMVLATQMLMNDPVLSSIVSMKDTVISGTTVHNTNGLLGSDGVVGVKTGNTDEAKGCFVIARNVKLAEDKEVTLLAVVMGANTVPEAMLSAKQLTVQAQSSIKYRNILPKGTIVTKYQTPWGESVDVVTSQDVEMVAWPGAEIKPKLKIRSLSANETGMKEIGVLYTAIGNQKHETPVQLSKELNNPPVGWRLAGRYASKVFGSS is encoded by the coding sequence ATGTCTCAATATTACTCAAGTAGTCGTTATTACTCGCAGCCAAGGAAGCAAAAAAATAAGCTTAGGAAAAACATTGGCACTAAGGTTATCTGTGTTAGTTTTGTGGCGCTAACCATCCTTGGTAGCTTACTGTATTTTTGGCCGGTTCCAAAAATTGAAGCACAACCTGCAATTGTAAATTATCAGATAGAGCAACCAGCTACAATTAATTGGCCAAATGCAAAACAATCCGCAATAGGTATTGCTGATTATGGAATTGTGAAAGAATCAGACAACCAACAACCATTACCAACAGCAAGCATGGCAAAAATATTCACAGCATTAATGGTAGTTAAGGCTAAACCTTTGAAGGTCGGAGAGGAAGGTCCAAAAATCGAAATCAATACCGCTGATGTTAATTTAATGAATGAGTATATTAATAAGCTAGGTTCGTATTTTCCGGTTCATAATGGACAGGTTTTAACTGAAGAAGAGGCACTAAAAGCACTATTAATTGTGTCAGCCAATAATATCGCTGATAAATTAGCTATATGGGCGTATGGATCAAGCGAGGCTTATGTTCAACAAGCAAACGAATATTTTAAAGAACAAGGATTAACAGGCACACATATTTCCGATGCTAGCGGATTTTCTCCGCAGACTGTTAGTACTGCAAGTGATATGGTGTTAGCAACTCAAATGTTAATGAACGATCCCGTATTATCTAGTATTGTCAGTATGAAAGATACCGTAATATCTGGTACAACAGTACATAACACCAATGGTTTGCTAGGTAGTGACGGTGTTGTCGGTGTGAAAACTGGTAATACTGATGAAGCTAAAGGTTGTTTTGTAATTGCTCGTAATGTTAAATTGGCAGAGGATAAAGAAGTTACATTGCTGGCAGTAGTTATGGGTGCAAACACTGTGCCAGAGGCGATGTTGTCTGCCAAACAGCTAACAGTGCAGGCTCAAAGCAGTATAAAATATCGTAATATTCTTCCAAAAGGAACTATTGTTACCAAATACCAGACACCGTGGGGTGAGAGCGTAGATGTAGTAACCAGTCAAGATGTTGAGATGGTTGCATGGCCAGGAGCAGAAATAAAACCAAAGTTAAAGATTAGATCGTTATCTGCAAATGAAACCGGGATGAAAGAGATAGGCGTTCTATATACAGCAATAGGAAATCAAAAGCACGAAACTCCTGTTCAGCTATCAAAAGAACTGAACAATCCCCCAGTAGGTTGGAGGCTCGCTGGAAGATATGCATCTAAGGTGTTCGGATCATCATAA
- a CDS encoding ABC transporter permease subunit, with product MKISSIFRKTLFDHRKAIIFWATGIILIGLMYAKIYPSVGGNANFTKAFSSAPEGFQAFIGSAEFFATPNGFIHAEFFALTMPVIFCILAIVVGSSLISKEEESKTIELILSRPINKSRIVYGKTLGMITLIGWLGICILFGLIIGRYLVSEFSINLVQVGLSALNLVLLSLVFGMLALMFSCVFGGRGISAGLAGVYFILSYMIGTFGDIINWLKPLKPASLFTYYDTQSILQGTIHWWHLLVLLSLIISMYGLSIVWFTRRDIRY from the coding sequence ATGAAAATATCTTCAATATTTCGCAAGACATTATTTGATCATAGAAAAGCGATAATTTTTTGGGCAACCGGAATTATTTTGATAGGTTTAATGTATGCTAAGATCTATCCTTCAGTAGGAGGTAACGCAAATTTCACAAAGGCGTTTAGTAGTGCTCCAGAAGGCTTCCAGGCATTCATAGGTAGCGCAGAGTTTTTTGCGACTCCGAACGGTTTTATTCACGCCGAATTCTTTGCTTTAACAATGCCAGTAATATTTTGTATTCTAGCGATTGTGGTAGGAAGTAGCTTGATTTCCAAAGAGGAGGAATCCAAAACAATTGAATTGATTCTGTCACGACCAATCAATAAAAGTAGAATAGTTTACGGAAAAACTCTGGGAATGATAACTTTGATCGGATGGTTGGGCATATGCATATTATTCGGCTTAATTATTGGAAGATACCTAGTTTCTGAGTTCTCCATTAATTTAGTACAAGTAGGGTTATCGGCCTTAAATTTGGTTCTCTTGTCGTTAGTATTCGGTATGTTGGCATTAATGTTCAGTTGTGTATTTGGTGGTAGAGGTATTTCTGCAGGATTAGCAGGAGTCTATTTTATATTGAGCTATATGATTGGTACTTTTGGAGACATTATTAATTGGCTGAAGCCACTCAAACCAGCTTCGTTATTTACGTATTATGATACACAAAGCATTTTGCAAGGCACAATTCATTGGTGGCATCTTTTAGTTTTATTAAGTCTAATTATTAGTATGTACGGATTATCGATTGTTTGGTTTACCAGACGAGACATAAGGTACTAG
- a CDS encoding right-handed parallel beta-helix repeat-containing protein: MKRIKEFRWGNLKNLRQSKYFVILVVGVIGVATLLVSSASTFSIALNVENGVLSGCVEPIADSSATGSGNNVVRFGTGSKCTTPPQPPVSGEYGAQLPINYNLSSLTGSIKYVAPNGNDSGSGNVDSPYLTLGKAIGAVSSGGTVVMRGGVYRGNVNVGVSKTVKIIAYPGEIPELRGSVAVPSSTASNSGWNTEGNYKWRSYNPRPVTGGSGFDFPNSNMGLAGDYSARYPDQAWIGNDSLDQVTNKGDLGDGKFWVDRSNKRLYLTANDASKSNIESSRSAPSSGDRDRAIQIKSPNVRVEGIKVARYSNTADDYGVVIVDSGSHGTVLKNIVITDSALLTLTVNIADSVVVENATFTRSNWMGVSAVQTDNLTLKSVKITDMNYLREFTVDPQTGGMKASKTRRTKVDNSYIANNYSPGLWYDDSNTDAVIANSYILDNEGNGVFWEIADGLLMVNNFIRQKSKKAAFADAGSSGVKMINNTIIGGTNPVAIYTDGRSAPKCASSLYPYSACVGEVWSSNRLSELNPNPPPELLARKDGGGATRFGRRQSLDWMPRIDIMINNVMAYPNTSGDSPYICAKTPLCFMLSHSSGAKAPIETILHKANKPWSGIPETVMNGNVYATNESGKTLIYIREGTKYTDLSVFRNAMASAPVSIGGMEANGLQGTEYVNTNGSPTQKLIDRYSNAVAVPSDSSINQYISAGTKRYGTSLDVSKY, encoded by the coding sequence ATGAAGCGAATTAAGGAATTTAGATGGGGGAACCTAAAGAACTTGAGACAATCTAAGTATTTTGTCATTTTGGTAGTGGGCGTGATAGGGGTGGCTACGCTGCTGGTATCAAGTGCCTCGACATTCAGTATTGCACTAAATGTTGAGAATGGAGTTCTTTCTGGATGCGTGGAGCCTATTGCCGATAGTTCAGCTACGGGATCTGGCAATAATGTAGTACGTTTTGGTACTGGATCAAAGTGTACCACACCACCACAACCTCCGGTTAGTGGTGAATACGGAGCACAACTACCGATTAATTATAACTTGTCATCATTAACCGGGTCGATTAAGTATGTTGCTCCAAATGGTAATGATAGTGGGAGTGGTAATGTCGATTCACCGTATTTAACACTAGGTAAAGCGATTGGCGCGGTTAGTTCTGGCGGTACGGTTGTGATGCGAGGTGGGGTATATAGGGGTAACGTTAATGTCGGAGTATCAAAGACAGTAAAAATAATCGCCTATCCTGGTGAGATTCCAGAACTACGTGGTTCAGTCGCAGTACCTAGTTCGACTGCTAGCAACAGTGGCTGGAACACCGAAGGCAACTACAAATGGCGTTCATATAACCCGCGACCAGTTACCGGTGGAAGTGGCTTTGATTTCCCAAATAGTAACATGGGCTTAGCTGGTGATTACTCTGCTCGATATCCCGACCAGGCATGGATTGGCAATGACTCACTTGACCAAGTAACTAATAAAGGCGATCTGGGTGATGGGAAGTTCTGGGTTGACCGTTCAAATAAAAGGTTATATTTGACTGCAAATGATGCTAGTAAATCTAATATAGAGTCATCACGATCTGCGCCTAGCTCCGGTGATAGAGATAGAGCTATCCAAATAAAAAGCCCTAATGTTCGCGTAGAAGGCATAAAAGTAGCGCGTTATTCAAATACGGCTGACGATTATGGCGTTGTAATTGTAGACAGTGGCTCTCATGGTACTGTTTTGAAGAACATTGTAATAACCGATTCAGCATTACTAACACTGACAGTTAATATTGCGGATTCAGTTGTTGTTGAAAATGCCACCTTTACACGCTCAAACTGGATGGGGGTTAGTGCTGTACAAACAGATAATTTAACATTAAAATCAGTGAAAATTACTGATATGAACTACCTACGTGAGTTTACCGTAGATCCGCAAACAGGGGGCATGAAAGCCTCAAAAACTAGAAGAACAAAGGTAGATAATAGTTACATTGCAAATAACTACTCACCAGGCTTGTGGTATGACGACAGCAATACCGATGCTGTAATTGCTAATTCTTATATTCTAGATAACGAAGGTAATGGTGTTTTTTGGGAGATTGCAGACGGACTGCTTATGGTAAATAATTTCATTCGACAGAAGTCTAAAAAGGCAGCCTTTGCAGATGCCGGATCTTCGGGTGTAAAAATGATTAACAACACTATAATAGGCGGAACTAACCCAGTAGCAATTTATACAGACGGCAGGTCAGCACCAAAATGCGCCAGCTCTCTATATCCATATTCAGCATGTGTTGGAGAAGTGTGGTCAAGCAATAGACTAAGTGAACTCAACCCAAATCCACCTCCAGAGTTACTAGCCAGAAAAGATGGCGGAGGTGCGACAAGATTTGGTCGCCGACAGTCATTAGACTGGATGCCAAGAATAGATATAATGATCAATAACGTTATGGCCTACCCTAATACGTCAGGCGATAGTCCATATATTTGCGCCAAGACTCCTCTATGCTTCATGTTATCCCATAGTTCGGGTGCAAAAGCTCCTATTGAAACTATCCTACATAAGGCTAATAAGCCATGGAGTGGCATACCAGAAACAGTAATGAATGGTAACGTATACGCCACCAATGAATCTGGAAAAACCTTAATATACATCAGAGAAGGCACAAAATATACCGACCTCAGTGTCTTCCGTAACGCTATGGCCTCTGCGCCAGTTAGTATAGGTGGCATGGAAGCAAATGGTCTTCAGGGTACAGAATATGTTAATACAAACGGTTCACCAACTCAGAAATTGATTGATCGTTACTCCAATGCCGTCGCGGTTCCATCAGACAGCAGTATCAATCAGTATATATCCGCTGGAACCAAACGCTACGGCACATCATTAGATGTTTCAAAATACTAA
- a CDS encoding two pore domain potassium channel family protein has protein sequence MEQKSNNTKNVLPVLITGVVALGTGTVFYHHIEQLKWLDAIYFSVITLTTVGYGDITPKTDAGKIFTIFYVLIGIGMLAGVANFLLRSALNRRIEKRNKD, from the coding sequence GTGGAACAAAAATCAAATAATACAAAGAACGTGTTGCCAGTTTTAATAACTGGAGTTGTAGCTCTGGGCACCGGAACGGTCTTTTATCATCACATAGAGCAATTAAAATGGCTTGACGCGATCTATTTTAGCGTGATTACCCTGACAACCGTAGGTTATGGAGATATTACTCCAAAAACTGACGCCGGCAAAATATTCACCATCTTCTATGTACTTATTGGAATCGGTATGCTCGCAGGAGTGGCAAACTTCTTACTACGTAGCGCACTAAATCGTAGAATAGAAAAACGAAATAAAGACTGA
- a CDS encoding ABC transporter ATP-binding protein — protein MQSNTRPLNVLNVSKFYGSSKGIANISLELSSGEIFGFLGPNGAGKTTTIRTIMNFIKPTSGSIKIFGLDSVSDSDQIKQMVGYLSGELALYDDMTGRQLLEYLGALNADTVDQEYVNYMKEMFDANLDKKLRELSKGNRQKIGIIQAFMHKPKLLILDEPTSGLDPLMQEKFFELLISVKKQGSTVFFSSHNIAEVQRVSDRVGFIKDGELIGIEEVSKLRGLDVHQLKVRFGEKVSKKSFENIEGIEQFNLSGIEGWFEVRGSVDPFIKELARHNVVSIERQETALEDIFMKYYQSTKGES, from the coding sequence ATGCAATCAAATACCAGGCCATTAAACGTATTAAACGTATCTAAATTCTACGGTTCAAGTAAAGGGATTGCAAATATTTCACTTGAGTTGAGCTCAGGTGAAATATTTGGTTTTTTAGGTCCAAACGGCGCCGGAAAAACTACAACAATTAGAACTATCATGAATTTTATTAAACCTACGAGTGGTTCAATTAAAATATTCGGTTTAGATAGTGTTAGCGATAGTGATCAAATAAAACAAATGGTGGGTTATTTATCTGGCGAATTAGCACTTTATGATGATATGACTGGCCGTCAGTTACTTGAATATCTTGGTGCGCTTAATGCTGATACAGTTGACCAAGAGTACGTTAATTATATGAAGGAGATGTTCGATGCTAATCTTGATAAAAAATTACGAGAACTATCGAAGGGCAATCGACAGAAAATAGGTATCATTCAGGCTTTCATGCATAAACCAAAATTATTAATTTTAGACGAGCCGACTTCTGGGTTGGATCCATTGATGCAAGAAAAATTTTTTGAGTTGTTAATTTCCGTAAAGAAGCAAGGTAGTACCGTATTTTTTTCTTCTCATAATATTGCTGAAGTGCAACGAGTTAGTGATAGGGTTGGGTTTATAAAAGACGGAGAACTCATAGGTATAGAAGAAGTTAGTAAGTTACGTGGGTTGGACGTTCACCAGCTAAAAGTCCGTTTTGGTGAGAAGGTTTCAAAAAAATCCTTTGAAAACATTGAAGGAATCGAACAATTTAATCTTTCTGGTATTGAGGGATGGTTTGAAGTGCGAGGGAGTGTCGATCCCTTCATAAAGGAGCTTGCTAGGCATAATGTAGTTAGTATTGAGCGTCAAGAAACAGCGCTAGAAGATATCTTTATGAAGTATTATCAATCTACGAAAGGTGAATCATGA
- a CDS encoding FAD-binding oxidoreductase: MSDIQKFIEQLKQTGFEGEIEDATELLDQYSHDASMLEVRPELVVAPKHAKDVERIVTTTKHLKSEQKGLSLTARSSGTDMSGGAINDSVIVDFKRHLTEIHDIGKDSASLQPGVMFKDFDAQAKAKGVLMPTYPASRDLCTVGGMVNNNSGGEKSIEFGQTANFVNKIDFVFADGIKREVKPLNKKQLEAKMKQKDFEGEVYRKVFKLVDGHYDSIKQAKPNVSKNATGYCLWDVWDRETGIFDLTKAIVGGQGTLGFVTDIEFRLTHARSDEGLLVIFVKDLRRLGELIKVVVDKKPSRFESFDDNTLILSIRFMPYFLKFLGVKKFLHLLISLIPDALLLIKGVPRLILMASIKGDDPEEIKEKIHALRKELEQNAKYYGISGFEEAPYERQGEKFWIMRRYSFQILRSKVKDKHTAPFIDDLVVRPEYLAKFLPQMRKIIKKYRLFATIAGHMGDGNFHIIPLMDIAQDSDRNKILPAMEEVNQLVLKYHGSLSGEHNDGLIRGPWLEQMYGKEVLGYFKELKAIFDPDNIFNPHKKTDATWQYTTQHFRKNFDS; encoded by the coding sequence ATGTCTGATATACAAAAATTCATAGAACAACTAAAACAAACTGGATTTGAGGGCGAGATTGAAGACGCGACTGAGTTGCTTGATCAATATAGCCATGATGCTTCAATGCTCGAAGTACGCCCTGAGTTAGTCGTTGCGCCAAAACACGCCAAGGACGTAGAGAGAATAGTAACGACCACGAAACACCTCAAATCAGAACAAAAAGGTTTATCTTTAACAGCAAGGAGCTCCGGAACTGATATGTCTGGGGGTGCTATTAACGATTCAGTTATTGTTGACTTTAAGAGACATCTGACAGAAATACATGATATTGGTAAAGATTCGGCTAGTCTTCAACCTGGCGTAATGTTCAAGGATTTTGACGCCCAAGCCAAAGCAAAAGGTGTCTTAATGCCAACTTACCCCGCATCTAGAGACCTTTGTACGGTTGGCGGTATGGTTAACAACAACTCTGGCGGAGAAAAATCTATTGAATTCGGGCAGACTGCTAATTTTGTTAACAAGATTGATTTTGTATTTGCAGACGGCATCAAACGTGAGGTTAAACCCTTAAACAAAAAACAGCTTGAAGCTAAAATGAAACAGAAGGATTTTGAGGGAGAAGTATACCGAAAAGTTTTTAAATTAGTTGATGGGCATTATGATTCAATCAAACAAGCGAAACCGAATGTTAGCAAGAATGCCACTGGCTACTGCTTATGGGATGTTTGGGATCGCGAAACAGGCATATTTGACCTTACTAAGGCTATAGTTGGTGGGCAAGGAACTTTGGGTTTTGTGACTGATATTGAGTTTAGGTTAACGCACGCACGTAGCGATGAGGGATTATTGGTTATCTTTGTAAAGGACTTACGTCGTTTAGGTGAACTAATTAAAGTCGTAGTTGATAAAAAACCTTCTAGATTTGAATCTTTCGATGATAACACACTAATCTTATCTATACGATTTATGCCATACTTCCTTAAATTTTTGGGAGTTAAAAAATTTCTTCACCTGTTAATCAGCTTAATACCAGACGCGTTACTACTCATCAAGGGAGTGCCACGACTTATACTGATGGCTTCTATTAAGGGTGACGATCCAGAAGAAATTAAAGAGAAGATCCATGCACTACGCAAAGAACTTGAACAAAACGCCAAATACTATGGAATCAGTGGGTTCGAAGAAGCACCCTACGAACGTCAGGGCGAAAAATTTTGGATTATGCGAAGATACAGTTTTCAGATCCTACGAAGCAAGGTTAAAGATAAGCACACTGCCCCATTTATAGATGACTTAGTCGTTAGACCAGAATACTTAGCCAAATTTTTGCCACAGATGCGTAAGATTATTAAAAAATATCGCCTATTCGCTACTATTGCCGGACATATGGGTGATGGGAATTTTCATATCATCCCATTAATGGATATAGCACAAGATAGTGACCGTAACAAAATTTTGCCAGCCATGGAAGAAGTTAATCAGCTAGTCCTGAAATATCATGGATCTTTAAGTGGAGAACATAATGATGGCTTGATTCGAGGCCCATGGTTAGAACAGATGTACGGCAAGGAAGTTTTAGGCTACTTTAAAGAATTAAAAGCAATTTTTGATCCAGATAACATCTTTAATCCCCACAAGAAAACCGATGCAACTTGGCAATATACGACCCAACACTTCAGAAAAAATTTTGACTCATAA
- a CDS encoding ZIP family metal transporter, whose amino-acid sequence MNTLSYIVIFSIIGSIVSLIGGVLLLSNQKSAHKLALYATPFAGGALLAAVFVDLLPEGIEYESASTVLIATMTGMIIFFLAEGGLRWFHHHHEHEHGHGRQSSPGLIVVGDTVHNALDGVAIAASFMISIPTGVVTTLAVAAHEIPQEIGDFGLLLAKGYSRKKVLLANLLSAFATLVGAILTYVLGSSDALPVGALLGLSAGFLLYISASDVIPTIHESKGSHNSFLNQALLFLGGVVLVSVFTVLAHNIASV is encoded by the coding sequence ATGAATACGTTATCGTATATAGTTATCTTTTCTATTATTGGCAGTATTGTTTCGTTAATTGGTGGTGTCTTATTATTGAGTAATCAAAAATCTGCCCATAAGCTAGCATTATATGCCACACCTTTTGCAGGTGGCGCGTTATTAGCAGCGGTTTTTGTTGATTTGCTCCCTGAGGGGATTGAGTATGAGTCGGCATCAACCGTATTGATAGCTACAATGACCGGAATGATAATCTTTTTCTTAGCAGAAGGGGGGCTAAGATGGTTTCATCATCATCACGAACATGAGCATGGCCACGGACGACAGTCATCGCCAGGCTTGATAGTTGTCGGCGATACAGTTCATAACGCCTTAGATGGTGTAGCTATTGCGGCCAGCTTTATGATTAGTATACCCACCGGTGTTGTGACTACCTTGGCGGTTGCAGCACACGAAATTCCTCAGGAGATTGGTGACTTTGGTCTACTGTTAGCAAAAGGCTATTCCCGCAAGAAAGTTTTATTGGCAAATTTGTTAAGCGCATTTGCAACACTCGTGGGAGCAATACTAACATATGTTTTGGGCTCTAGTGATGCTTTGCCAGTTGGTGCATTGCTGGGTCTTAGTGCGGGATTTTTATTATATATATCTGCCAGCGATGTTATTCCTACTATTCACGAATCAAAAGGCAGTCACAATTCTTTCCTTAACCAAGCATTATTATTCTTAGGGGGTGTTGTTTTAGTATCGGTGTTTACAGTTTTAGCGCACAATATCGCTTCTGTATGA
- a CDS encoding Ig-like domain-containing protein, protein MATQKRKIKTKRSTIAKKRSSNNSSFISRIPRNIKILIVVGAIALIGTIWIFGAHAATSNFEAEVAKKSGGATVSSDATASGGKYVVFNTQTAITKPASIQRFPGDPNPLVTGKAYWGSAVDGNGDPSKHENVAGKSLAIRRTFWGWNSPSMISTAKSDLVANRLPHVSVKTPGWASVASGQHDAELDNMLKQLDSLGGPVWFTVHHEPEGGGGSNGIDDPAGAAGWRNMQKHVRDRINALGTKNIAFMPVLMTWTWDPASGRNYNDWWVNGIWDAYIVDPYVEKEGLSMLADTGWKNFSSWADKKKIPYGTAEWGLRTISGGSWQKKVPDGKLWTNSDCKPENMILKTTTDSQEKVAADNMQAFWDWSFANHKDVISYTYFDSCLNSRKGPWTLAKGQLARFDKILGEDQRVMRVKDLDKPSTTTTTTSSSFGTLTQDITIPANGTYKLWVRLNAPDAVNNAIQAQVDNGTAIKMGDGGLKANTWTWVDYKNGDLNNKATVTLSAGTRKITITGIENGVKIDRVLVTNETCVPLNTGENCTTPITTPPTTTPTTPEPNVTVSGPNEGSTVTGNTTIKVTATFPIQEVSFRIDNQWQTTDKSDPFLWEWNTTKFSNGAHKIVARVRKQGDPGNVYTEKIINVKVTNQAEPTQPIEPVKDTEVPTVPTSLRTNLQFDWTKLRYVMNVMWDASSDNDDSAITYQVLRDASPIGQTTATVFTDSGALEAERVYNYSVTASDATGNVSGPASLSLKTSCSFIFCTAEVL, encoded by the coding sequence ATGGCTACACAAAAGAGAAAAATAAAAACTAAACGGTCGACAATAGCAAAAAAGCGGTCCTCAAATAATAGTAGTTTTATTTCTAGGATACCGAGGAATATTAAGATACTGATTGTAGTTGGCGCGATAGCTCTTATCGGTACAATTTGGATATTTGGTGCTCACGCAGCAACATCAAATTTTGAGGCTGAAGTTGCAAAAAAATCAGGTGGAGCAACGGTATCAAGTGATGCTACTGCTTCTGGCGGTAAATATGTTGTTTTTAATACACAAACTGCCATCACAAAACCTGCATCTATTCAGCGCTTTCCGGGGGATCCGAACCCTCTAGTTACAGGTAAGGCATACTGGGGTTCAGCAGTAGACGGCAATGGTGACCCGTCAAAACATGAAAATGTAGCGGGTAAATCACTAGCAATTCGACGAACATTTTGGGGGTGGAATAGCCCAAGTATGATATCGACAGCCAAAAGCGACCTAGTAGCAAACCGATTACCTCATGTTTCTGTCAAGACTCCAGGATGGGCTTCTGTGGCGTCTGGACAACATGATGCTGAACTAGATAATATGCTAAAGCAACTTGACTCTCTAGGTGGTCCTGTTTGGTTTACTGTACACCATGAACCCGAAGGTGGTGGTGGAAGTAATGGAATAGACGATCCCGCCGGAGCAGCTGGCTGGAGAAATATGCAAAAACATGTACGTGATCGTATAAATGCATTAGGTACAAAAAATATTGCATTTATGCCTGTATTGATGACCTGGACATGGGATCCAGCTTCTGGACGTAATTACAACGACTGGTGGGTAAACGGTATCTGGGATGCATATATAGTTGATCCGTATGTTGAAAAAGAAGGTCTGAGTATGTTGGCCGACACAGGCTGGAAAAACTTTTCATCATGGGCAGATAAGAAAAAAATCCCATACGGTACAGCAGAATGGGGACTTAGAACAATATCAGGTGGAAGTTGGCAAAAGAAAGTACCTGACGGAAAACTATGGACTAATTCAGACTGTAAGCCAGAAAATATGATTCTTAAAACTACTACAGATAGCCAGGAGAAAGTTGCCGCAGATAACATGCAAGCGTTTTGGGATTGGAGCTTCGCGAATCATAAAGATGTTATCTCCTATACATATTTTGATTCATGTCTAAATAGCCGTAAAGGACCTTGGACATTAGCAAAAGGTCAGCTTGCAAGGTTCGATAAAATACTTGGTGAAGATCAAAGAGTAATGCGCGTTAAAGATCTAGATAAGCCCTCTACAACAACCACAACAACTTCGTCGTCATTTGGTACGTTAACACAGGATATTACAATACCAGCAAATGGCACCTATAAACTCTGGGTACGACTTAACGCACCAGATGCAGTCAATAACGCCATTCAAGCTCAAGTTGACAATGGTACGGCTATAAAAATGGGTGATGGTGGCTTGAAAGCTAACACATGGACATGGGTAGATTACAAAAACGGTGACTTAAACAACAAAGCTACAGTCACTCTTAGCGCGGGTACACGAAAAATTACAATCACAGGCATCGAGAATGGTGTTAAGATCGATCGGGTATTAGTAACAAATGAAACCTGTGTACCATTAAATACGGGCGAAAATTGTACGACTCCTATCACAACTCCACCCACAACCACTCCAACAACACCGGAACCTAACGTAACTGTGTCTGGACCAAATGAAGGGTCAACAGTAACAGGCAATACTACAATAAAAGTCACTGCAACCTTCCCTATCCAAGAAGTATCATTTAGGATAGACAATCAATGGCAGACCACTGATAAGTCAGATCCATTTCTATGGGAATGGAATACAACCAAATTCAGTAATGGCGCGCATAAGATAGTTGCAAGAGTAAGAAAACAAGGTGATCCAGGAAATGTCTATACTGAAAAAATAATCAATGTTAAAGTTACAAATCAAGCTGAACCTACTCAACCAATTGAGCCTGTCAAAGACACAGAAGTACCTACTGTACCGACAAGTCTACGAACAAATCTACAGTTCGACTGGACAAAGCTAAGATATGTCATGAATGTCATGTGGGATGCTTCTTCAGATAATGATGACAGTGCAATTACCTATCAAGTTCTTAGAGACGCTTCACCAATAGGTCAAACAACTGCCACTGTCTTCACAGATTCAGGAGCTTTGGAAGCTGAAAGAGTCTACAACTACTCGGTAACTGCTAGTGATGCTACTGGAAACGTCTCAGGGCCTGCTTCATTAAGCTTAAAAACAAGTTGTTCGTTCATATTCTGTACAGCAGAAGTGCTATAG
- the trmD gene encoding tRNA (guanosine(37)-N1)-methyltransferase TrmD — protein sequence MFDEVFGSSMLWKAQKEGIVEYHTINLRDFGLGPRQQVDDTPYGGGDGMLLMVEPLIKAIRHAKKQDKSARTLLMTPRGEIWRQSLAKRHADDSRGLIIVCGRYEGYDERVVSVVDELVCIGNYVLTGGEIPAMAVIDSVVRLIPGVLGGETSAQIESFSDDKTIEYPQYTRPEVFEEMSVPKVLLSGNHAKIKTWRSENSK from the coding sequence ATGTTTGATGAGGTTTTTGGGTCTTCTATGTTATGGAAGGCGCAAAAAGAGGGAATAGTAGAATACCATACTATTAATCTTCGAGATTTCGGATTAGGCCCTCGCCAGCAAGTTGACGACACACCGTATGGTGGAGGTGATGGGATGTTATTAATGGTCGAACCATTAATTAAAGCTATAAGACACGCCAAAAAACAAGACAAGTCCGCAAGAACATTACTTATGACCCCACGTGGTGAGATTTGGAGGCAATCCTTAGCAAAACGACATGCTGATGATAGTCGTGGATTGATAATTGTTTGTGGTCGCTATGAGGGATACGACGAAAGGGTTGTGTCGGTAGTTGATGAGCTTGTTTGTATCGGAAATTATGTTTTAACCGGTGGTGAGATACCAGCGATGGCGGTGATTGATAGTGTTGTTAGGCTAATTCCAGGAGTCTTAGGGGGTGAAACCTCTGCACAGATAGAGAGTTTTAGTGATGATAAGACCATTGAATATCCTCAGTATACTCGCCCGGAAGTATTTGAAGAAATGAGTGTTCCTAAGGTTTTGTTAAGTGGAAATCATGCCAAAATTAAAACATGGCGCTCAGAAAATTCTAAATAA